A genomic stretch from Bradyrhizobium sp. 195 includes:
- a CDS encoding S9 family peptidase produces the protein MRHGINVTDDYAWLKDAKWQEVLRDPTVLDPDIRKYLDEENVYTESLLGHTASLQKTLVREMRGRIKEDDSSVPSPDGPFAYFRRFREGGQHELFGRMPREGGDGDIVLDGDALAKNHKYFKFGGSRHSHDHKLQAWSADTKGSEYFSIRVRDWATGKDFDDLVEETDGGIVWAADCKSFFYVKLDDNHRPMQVWRHRLGTRQADDTLVYEEQDAGWFTHLHESTSGRFCVIAGGDHETSEQRLIDLANPEAPPRLVAAREEGVQYSLTDRGDQFFILTNADEAIDFKIVTAPLSSPERKNWRDLIPYRPGIYIIDLDLYAGHLVRLERANALPSIVIRDLALSEEHAIAFDEAAYSLDTMGSYEFETTNLRFAYSSMTTPSEVYDYDMVKRTRTLRKRQEIPSGHNAADYVTTRIMAKAQDGAEVPVSILYRRGLTLDGSAPLLLYGYGSYGMAMPASFSANRLSLVDRGFVYAIAHIRGGADKGWGWYLDGKREKKTNSFDDFSASARALIDAKYTGARRIVGHGGSAGGMLMGAVANRAGELFAGIVAEVPFVDVLNTMLDDTLPLTPPEWPEWGNPIESEKDFRTILSYSPYDNVAAKDYPAILAMGGLTDPRVTYWEPAKWIARLRATMRGGGPVLLRTNMGAGHGGASGRFDRLDEVAIVYAFALWAAGMAEAGV, from the coding sequence ATGCGGCACGGGATCAATGTGACCGACGATTATGCCTGGTTGAAGGACGCGAAATGGCAGGAGGTGCTGCGCGATCCCACGGTGCTCGACCCCGACATCCGTAAATATCTCGACGAGGAGAACGTCTACACCGAGAGCCTGCTCGGCCACACCGCTAGCCTTCAGAAGACGCTGGTGCGGGAGATGCGCGGGCGGATCAAGGAGGACGATTCGAGCGTCCCCTCGCCCGACGGCCCCTTCGCCTATTTCCGCAGGTTTCGCGAGGGCGGACAGCACGAGTTGTTCGGCCGCATGCCGCGCGAGGGCGGCGATGGCGACATCGTGCTCGATGGCGACGCGCTCGCCAAGAACCACAAATATTTCAAGTTCGGCGGCAGCCGGCACTCGCACGATCACAAGCTGCAGGCCTGGAGCGCCGACACCAAGGGCTCCGAGTATTTTTCGATCCGCGTGCGCGACTGGGCCACGGGCAAGGATTTCGACGACCTCGTCGAGGAGACCGACGGCGGCATCGTCTGGGCCGCGGACTGCAAGAGCTTCTTCTATGTAAAGCTCGACGACAATCACCGGCCGATGCAGGTGTGGCGGCACAGGCTCGGCACCAGGCAGGCCGACGACACACTCGTCTACGAGGAACAGGATGCCGGCTGGTTCACCCATCTGCACGAGAGCACCAGCGGCCGCTTCTGCGTGATCGCGGGCGGCGATCACGAGACAAGCGAGCAGCGGCTGATCGATCTCGCAAATCCCGAGGCGCCGCCGCGCCTCGTCGCGGCGCGCGAGGAAGGCGTGCAATATTCGCTGACCGACCGCGGCGATCAGTTCTTCATCCTCACCAATGCCGATGAGGCCATCGACTTCAAGATCGTCACCGCGCCGCTTTCTTCGCCCGAGCGCAAGAACTGGCGCGATCTGATCCCGTATCGTCCGGGCATCTACATCATCGACCTCGATCTCTATGCCGGCCATCTGGTGCGGCTGGAGCGCGCCAATGCGCTGCCGTCGATCGTGATCCGCGATCTCGCTTTGAGCGAGGAGCACGCCATCGCCTTCGACGAGGCCGCCTATTCGCTGGATACGATGGGCTCCTACGAATTCGAGACGACGAATTTGCGCTTTGCCTATTCGTCGATGACGACGCCGTCGGAGGTCTATGATTACGACATGGTCAAGCGCACGCGCACCTTGCGCAAGCGCCAGGAGATCCCGTCCGGCCACAACGCGGCCGACTACGTCACGACGCGTATCATGGCGAAGGCGCAAGACGGCGCCGAGGTGCCGGTGTCGATCCTCTATCGCCGCGGGCTCACGCTCGACGGCTCGGCGCCACTCCTGCTTTACGGCTACGGCTCCTACGGCATGGCAATGCCGGCCTCCTTCAGCGCCAACCGCCTGTCGCTGGTCGATCGCGGCTTCGTCTACGCCATCGCCCATATCCGCGGCGGCGCCGACAAAGGCTGGGGCTGGTATCTCGACGGCAAGCGCGAGAAGAAGACGAATTCGTTCGACGATTTCTCAGCCAGCGCCCGCGCGCTGATCGATGCGAAATACACCGGCGCCAGGCGCATCGTCGGCCATGGCGGCTCGGCCGGCGGCATGCTGATGGGCGCGGTCGCCAACCGCGCCGGCGAGCTTTTCGCCGGCATCGTCGCCGAAGTGCCCTTCGTCGACGTGCTCAACACCATGCTCGACGACACGCTGCCGCTGACGCCGCCGGAATGGCCGGAATGGGGCAACCCGATCGAGAGCGAAAAGGATTTTCGGACGATCCTGTCTTACTCGCCCTACGACAATGTCGCCGCGAAGGACTATCCGGCGATCCTGGCGATGGGCGGGCTGACTGATCCGCGGGTCACTTACTGGGAACCCGCCAAATGGATCGCGCGCCTGCGCGCGACCATGCGCGGCGGCGGCCCGGTCCTCTTGCGCACCAATATGGGCGCCGGCCACGGCGGCGCCTCGGGGCG